Proteins encoded together in one Streptomyces sp. NA04227 window:
- a CDS encoding Mut7-C RNAse domain-containing protein, with protein sequence MNGPEIHIQFAPELGLFVSHGRRDGSTPLRTDGSSSLGHLVESLGVPLTEVGTLLVDGREARTAYVPGGGERIEVRAVARPQRIDGAELRFLLDVHLGTLARRLRLLGVDTAYESEDIGDPALASRSAAERRVLLSRDRGLLRRRELWAGAYVYSDRPDEQLRDVLGRFAPELRPWTRCTACNGPLEQARKDEVADRLESGTQRTYDAFAECERCGRVYWRGAHHSKLESIVAGALAEFGDSG encoded by the coding sequence GTGAACGGACCGGAGATCCACATCCAATTCGCCCCCGAGCTGGGCCTGTTCGTGTCGCACGGCCGCCGCGACGGCAGCACACCGCTGCGGACCGACGGCTCCTCCAGCCTCGGTCACCTGGTCGAGTCGCTCGGTGTGCCGCTGACCGAGGTCGGGACGCTCCTGGTGGACGGGCGCGAGGCTCGGACGGCGTACGTGCCGGGCGGCGGCGAACGGATCGAGGTACGCGCGGTGGCCAGGCCGCAGCGGATCGACGGCGCCGAACTGCGCTTCCTGCTCGACGTACACCTGGGCACCCTCGCGCGGCGGCTGCGCCTGCTCGGCGTGGACACGGCCTACGAGTCCGAGGACATCGGCGACCCGGCGCTCGCGTCCCGCTCGGCGGCCGAACGGCGCGTACTGCTCAGCCGGGACCGAGGACTGCTGAGGCGGCGCGAACTGTGGGCGGGCGCGTACGTCTACAGCGACCGGCCCGACGAACAACTCCGGGACGTACTGGGCAGGTTCGCCCCCGAGCTGCGCCCCTGGACCCGCTGCACCGCCTGCAACGGCCCCCTCGAACAGGCCCGCAAGGACGAGGTCGCCGATCGTCTCGAAAGCGGGACCCAGCGCACGTACGACGCCTTCGCCGAGTGCGAGCGCTGCGGGCGGGTGTACTGGCGCGGGGCACACCACAGCAAGCTGGAGTCGATCGTGGCGGGCGCGCTGGCGGAGTTCGGCGACAGCGGGTGA